In Salvia miltiorrhiza cultivar Shanhuang (shh) chromosome 4, IMPLAD_Smil_shh, whole genome shotgun sequence, the DNA window CaccttttgtttcttgcttctccatgaGACAAGATTTCCTCCCACAGATGCAAAGTATCCAGCTGTTGATTTTCTGTCATTCGGGTTTCCTGCCCAGTCAGCATCGGTGTAAGCTTGTATCTCAAGGTGTCCAGTCTTTTTGAACAGCACTCCATAGTCAAAGGTCTTCTTCAaatatctcacaattctgagcgcAGCTTCCATGTGATCATCATGTGGTTGGTGCATGAATTGACTAACAACACCAACAGCATAAGCAATGTCAGGTCGAGTATGGGAAAGATATATAAGTTTCCCTATCAAACGTTGATATTTTCCTCGATCGGCTAACTGAGCTCCTTCCACAATTTGTAGCCCATGATTTACGATAATAGGAGTTTCtgctggcttgcaatctagcatcccaGTTTCAGCTAGGAGATctagagtatacttcttctggttgatgaagatccccttctttgatctgagaacttcaattccgaggaagtattttagtttccctaagtccttcatttcgaactctttgaacaagctttctttcaacttctgaatctcctctgtgtcatcccctgttatgatcatgtcatcaacatagatGACTAAACAAGAGATCATATCACCTCGTTTCTTTAAGAATAAGGTGTGATCTGAgttgctttgctggtacccaaacttcttcatggctgcggtgaatcttccaaaccaagctctgggagactgTTTGAGCCCATATAAGGTTTTCTTCAACTTGCAAACTTCACCCTCTCCAAAATCTCCTGAAAAACCTTGAGGCACCTCCATGTAGACTTCCCTCTCTTCTTCAAGCTCTCCATGTAGgaaagcatttgtaacatcgaactgatgaagatcccagtcCTTATTAGCAGCAATTGAGAGGAGCACCCTGACAGTGTTCATCTTTGCCACAGGTGAGAAGGTCTCCTCATAGTCGATTCCATACATCTGTGTGTATCCTTTTGCGACCAATCGAGCTTTGTAacgctcaatagatccatctggtcttcttttgattgtgaaaacccatctgcatcccacagttttcttcccttttGGCAACCGACACTTCTCCCATGTGTGATTCCGGTTTAGGGCTCCtatctctttcttcatagcaTTTCTCCAATGCTCGATCTTCAGGGCTTGCTCTGCTGTTTGTGgaatctcctcatcatataAGGCCGCTTCATAGGCTGTGGCATTTTTGGACAAGTTTCCCTTGGCGATATTCCCAATTGAGTATCGCGaattcctcacaattttctctGGGGTATACCGTTTAGGAGGTACACCCCGATTACTCCTGGGTGGTAGCACATATCTCCCAGTATCTCCATCTACTGTATTatcctcctgttcttcttcaATGACTTGAGAAATATTATCAGCAGAATCAGAAGCCACAATAGTAGGTTCAGAAGAtcttacctcagatatcagtgGCGGAGAAGATATAGGCTCATGCAGCGGACTAGATTGTTCTGGAGTGGATGAAACATGCTCGGTGGCAAGgctaactttttctgttggatctgcttccgagactggcattggtaaccaacttaacaagtcgatctcactctcactctccccctgactggtAAGGTGGTTATCGTAGAAATACTCAGTTTCAAGGAAATCACAGTTCATGGTGGTGATGATTTGACGGGATTTTGGAATTGTAACACCTATATCCTTTTTGATTAACTCCATAACCTACAAACACACACTTGACTGCACAAGGAGAGAGTTTGGTGCGTTCATGTTTAGGAATGTGAAcgaaaacagagcacccaaAGACCCGTGGTTGAAGTGTAAGGGCAAGAGGTATGGAGGCCAGAGTAGACAATTTCTGTAATGGTGTTTGAAGTTTAAGAGTCCTAGTAGGGAGACGGTTAATAAGGTAAGCCGAGGTTTTCACGGCCTCGGGCCAAAACGAGGAGGGAACATgagactcaatcatcatagaaCGAGTCATTTCAAGTAAAATTCGGTTTTTTCTTTCGGCAACTCCGTTTTGTTCAGGAGTGTGGGGGCAAGTAGTTTGATGAATAATCCCTTttgtttgacaaaatattttcatggaattattaacaaattccccccccccccattatCAGTTCTAAGGGTTTGGATGTTTTTCTGAAACTGAGTTTGAACCATAGTATGGAAAtgagtaaatttttcaaaaacttcagatttgtgttttaaaaaatatacccatgtcatcctagtgcaatcatcaataaataacagaaaatatttaaaaccttGTCCCCCTACCACGGGtgaaggaccccaaacatcagaatgaacaagagaaaatatggagtttacttgtgtgtcattaggcttaaaagattttcggtggcttttagctaaaacacaagtttcacaagataaattctcatcattttttattaatttaggaaataaaagcttaagataccccatggatggatgccctaaccgacggtgccaaagccaggcttcccggtcagcagttccgtgagccagcatcaccttgccttgttgagctatctcatccacatagtacaatccatcccgctcagtgccacgcccaataatctcccccgtcctgatatcctgaagcAAACAGAAGTGGGGATGCATTATCATGGTACAATTGAATTCTTTTGTAACATGGCTAATAGATAAGAGTTTGTGTGAAAGAGACGGGACATAAAGACAATTTGAGAGACGTAAAGTAGGGGAaatttctatagttccggcTCCTTTAACACGAGTCAAATCACCATTTGCAGTCTGAACATGCGTACGATGTGATGTTGATGACTTAATaatatcagttttatcaaaaGTCATTGTATCAGTGGCTCCACAATAAAAAATCCACCCTTTATCTCTATCCCTATTATTACCTGACATCTGGTACACAGCGGAAAAGTTTGAAGGCCTTTTAGGGTCAATATCATGATTATGCATTTTTTGGGGTTGGTTTTGCATAAAATGGGGTATACTATATAAATCCCTAAATTTCGAGGGACTAGGCTGCAAATGGGGGCTATTCTGATATTTAATAAGAGTAGGTGGGTCTTTTTGCATAACATGGGGTAATTTCTGCAATTCATTAGAATCAAGGGGTggattttgtaatatctcggaACTTGGGGGGTTAGTTGGCATAAAATGGGGTCTTTTATGATAATAAGGAAAAGATGGAGGGTTTGGTGTGAAAACACCAAACCCTATACCTGCTTTTAATTCTCCCCAAACCACACCAGCCACCTCCCCCTCACGCCCGCTGCCTCCATTCTGCCCAACCGGAGACGACCGGTCCACGGCCACCGCCGCTGCTCCGGTCTGGAGCTTCGTGACGTCTCCATACCCGCCACACTCTCCTGCTGCTTCGCCACTTTCTCCGATATCCTCCGCTCTTCCGCCACCGTGCTCCGCTGCAGCTGGTCGATGAGCCCCAGCTGCTCCGCTGTCAGATCGCTCAGATCCAGGGGGCCGACGCCGAAAGCGCCGATGCCGGAGAACTTGGCCTCGAACTGGAGGCCGAACTTGGAGTAGAGGAGGTGGAATTTGCCGCCCTTTGTGATTTTTATGTCCCCGAGTACAACAATATGGATCGTTGATGTCTCCATAAACTTCGTCTCCTTCCTTGAAACTCTCCACTTTGCTCCCAACTTTCACCACAACTCCGGCGGCATCGAATCCAGGAATAATGGGAAGAGGCGAATCGTAGGGGCCGAAAGCGCCGCCGCGCCTCTTGAAATCGACGGGGTTGAGCGCCGCCGCGACAACCTTAATTAGGACCTGATCGTCCTTGAGCTCCGGCACTGCCACGTCGGACTCGAGCTTCAAAACCTCCGGGCCGCCGTACTGTTTGTAAGACCACGCCTTCATTttcggaattttttttttttcttttcaatagaATTAAACtgcggattttttttttttttttttggctaagAAAGGTTTTGGTTTGGGATTATGAACGATGATGATTTGTTTCtgagttcctaggattaaacctgctctgataccatgttaaaatatggtattatcataatgcatagagaaagaTAAAGAGAAGCAAATGATTGTTATTGTATTGCTTGATGTTATATTGCTCTGATTACAATCATCCATTTTTATACTACAAAAGATGAGATGATAGTCATACAAGGATCCCTACGATTAAGggatttttgttcatttttgaCTGAAGTTGGCTACTGCTTTCTCTGACTTTGTATGCTGCCTTCTCTGACTTTGTATTTTCAACAGGGTGCAGCAACGgcgctgggtgcgataggccgggttcgatccggccttcGCACCCAGCGTTGGGcacagggacggagccagggggggctagagccccctcccaaattttgagtttttttttttttttttttttttttttttttttttttttaaattttaaaatatatatagatatatgtttatacctattataaaatatttttttttataaaagagtatttggttattatattctctcatatatatacttaatttaaggataattccgttatttaaaactatataatctatgaaatattgtttgttattattactattatacttgtcttttaataaaaaatgcctaatatgtatgaaatgctaaaaaaaattataatgtattgaaactaatttgtaatatatagaaaatatataatctatgaacatgttgtttgttattattattattatgcttgccttttaataaaaaaatgtcttaaatatacggaatgtccaaaaaaagttttgtgatatattgaaactatataatctatgaaaatattgttctttattattagtattatgctcgtattttaataaaaaaatactttaaatatacagaatgcccaaaaaaattttctcgggggctaccgcccccgaacccccgtacagTTTCAGCCCCCCCCgaaattaattcctggctccgtccctggttGGGCATGCTCTAAGTCCAATTAATCTTCTATAGATATATCACTCCATTATATATCCTTCATTCAAttcttttttatcaaatatCATTCTTTTGCGAGTTTTATTTTACGTCTGTCTTACAACTATTAAGCTCGTCAGGTCGTTATCCGAACGTAGGAAAGAATAAGTTAAAAGCATGCCAAATTTAGCATACTAAGATCAGTAGGTAATCAAACTTTGAGAGCATATAATTATGttacatttatatttaaaatattattcatATGAGATGGTAGGCTTTGATTTCATGATGGAGTGGACTAACGCGTCCGTGAAGCTTAATCTTAATGTGTGTCTTTATATGGTCGGAGAGAGAACTACAAATGACGCCTGATTGGATAATTGATTTGGCGGGCCCCACTATCAAACTCCACTTTTGATGTTGACACTCTTTATTGCATTTTATTATCttcatttcaaatatatttgGACTCAGAAGTTTACATGCATTCAATCTGTTCACTTATTACATAAAATTGTGACATGTTATTGTTCATTTCTCACACTGTACTACTCATGGTCCCAATGCAGCATTCAATTTAAAGTTAGTCTCAATTGAATTTTGAATTCTTATTTAACATCGGTTGAGATATTAATTTCACTACATCATAGTGTTACTGCCtacacaaaaatgaaaattcacAATTGATTTCGCTCGAACAATTTTCCTCTTTATTTATTAGTTGATGATACCAATTCTTAATACATtgtattattgtttttttttataacaatccAAGATCATACATTAATGGTTGTCCATGTGCTTCATGAGTTGCACAGCGGTTCGGATTCACTGTGGGATGAGGCACGTGGTTCTTGAAGTTTTTCACGCTCATCGTGAAGCAAATAGAGCGGCTCACGAGCTTGCTCGTTTTTCCTTTTCTTGTAAAGATGTAATGATGTGGAAGTTTGATTTCCCTATCTGACTTCTAGATATTGTTCGTTCCGATTTTGATTAATACAATTCCCTTTTtagtttcaaaaaaaataaattattttaagttagTACTATATACATAAGGAAGAAATTTATCCTCTCAGTATATAAATAGTTATAGTGTTTTTATATTTGCATGTTTAACTACAGCTCCAAactattcaatatatataatagttCTTACTTCTTTTAAGAAAGTCACGATTTAATCGTTCTTGTCTTAAAATGCAAAAAAAGTATTGGATAGGGGTAGGTAGGGCATATAAGCCAGGGGAGGGCGAATATAttacgcaaaaaaaaaaagtatatatgtatcaaaaagaaataaaatacttaaagtataatttatttattttaaaataattatgcCGAAATGAAATAATACACGGTCGTTCGAATTTAAAGGATTAGATAGGACTAAATTAGATTAATCTTATAATATCTTGTTCGGTTGGATGGATACAGCCCATGATTCAATCTTAGAATAATACCATATAGGAATAGTCTTGAGTTACCCCTATGACAAAATTAGTCTTAAGCCAATTCAATCTTAAATAATTTCGAGCTAATTTAATTTCGGCAAGACGGGATGAAGTGAATAATTGGAGGAGGGTAGCATCTTACCACTGAAATGAGCTGcgatttgtgttgaagccaattACATAATTTACATAGAGATCTACTATTGATATAAAcccaaaaaaaaggaaatgattCAGGAAAATGTAATGATTTGATTAAATTTGGTTGAGATAAGATTAGGAAAGATGCAATGCAACGAGTATATGGTGGGACCATTTGAATTTTGTTTGAATAAAGTTGCGTCAATAGCTAGACCAGTGCAGTagtaattggaaaaaaaaatgagggaCGCGTAAGCAAAATCCCAATCATAAAACGTTTTTCAACTCTCCATTAATTTTCAAGTCAGATTTTGTAGGAGTCCCCACAACCTATCTAAGGAAACCCAACCCAACCAACTCCTCCGCAGCCTAAAAATcttctctctttcctctctccttctctctcactctcactaTAAATTCAGTCTCACTTGCTACCCTATATTAATGTCCAAAACTCTACTCACCACAATAACAActaacttctctctctctctctacatatcTCTGCGGATAAATTAAATCCTACTATGAAACTTGGCTCTGGGATTGCAACGCAGTCCAATTTGAATGTGCTAATGATGAGCTCAACCCAATCACTGCCGCAGAAATGTAGTTTGAAGATTAAAAACATTGATTCTTGGAATCCAAAAGGAAATATGTCGATTAGCTGCGGCGAATCCCTTGTCTCCCGCGCCAAGAAAGTGAGGGATAAATGGATGGAATTTCAAGGGATCAAGAACTGGGAGGGCTTGCTGGACCCACTCGACGACGACCTCCGCCGCGAGATTCCTCCGCTACGGCGAGTTCGTCGACGCCGCCTACAAGTGCTTCGACTTCGACACCTCATCGCCCGGCTACGCCACGTGTCGCTTCCCCGACAGCTCCCTGCTCAGCCAGTGCGGCCTGGGCCGGAGCGGCTACAGGGTCACCAAGAGCCTGCACGCCACCTGCGGGCTCCAGCTCCCCGGCTTGGGCCCCAGAGTGGGCCTCGGCCCAGTCCAGCTGGATCGGCTACGTGGCGGTCTGCCACGACAAGACCGAGATCGCCCGCCTGGGCCGCCGCGACGTCGTCATCGCCTACCGCGGCACCGCCACGTGTCTCGAGTGGCTCGAGAATCTGCGCGTCACGCTCGGCGCCCTCCCCGCCGACATGGCGGCGGCCGACAACGACTCCATGGTTCAGACCGGATTCCTCAGCATGTACACCTCCCGCACCGCCGCAAGGAAGAGCCTGCAGGAGTCCGTGCGCGAGGAGGTGGAGAAAATCCTCCATAAATACGCCGACGAGCCGCTCAGCATCACCGTGACGGGCACAGCCTGGGCGCGGCGCTGGCGACGCTGACGGCGCACGACGTGGCGACGACGTTCAAGCACGCGCCGCTGGTGACGGTGGTGTCCTTCGGGGGGCCTCGGGTGGGAAACAAGAGCTTCCGAGGGCAGGTGGAGAAGAGCGGGACGAAGGTGCTGCGGATCGTGAACGCCGACGATCCGATCACGAAGGTGCCGGGGTTCGTGCTGAACGAGGACGCGCGGCTCTTCAACTGGCTGCAGAGGCGCGTGGAGGAGACGCAGTGGGTGTACGCCGAGATAGGGAAGGAGCTGAAGCTCAGCAGCCGCGACTGCGCCAGCCTCAGCAGCGGGAGCGTCGCCACGTGTCACGATCTCAAGACGTATCTGCATTTGGTGGATAATTTCGTGAGCTCCAACTGCCCGCTCAAGAGGGTGCTGCTGGAGAGAGCTCAGGAGGAGAAGCAACAAATTCTTTGTGGATAATTCAAATTTTTGGATCATTATTTGATTGATTCATTAATTTTGCATGTGTATATGTAACACATTCATCACCCCACAGCCCTATCTGATTAATTGAAGATGGTGGCTATTTTTTTAGTATAGAATGATCGATTTCTAGATATATGGTACAGAAATATATACTCCACTTGGTAAATTAAACCAAGGTTTTGCACATGAAATGTCATTTTTAATGAACTAGCTAGCTTATATGAACTTGCATTGCAACTTTTTCTTGAAAACTAGATGCACGTTTCCTTGTAATCTTTTTCTTCAAATCGCTATGAGCGAATTAATTTGTTGCAGTGAATATAAAGAAGATGGAGACTTCAAGTTCATGCAAGAAACAATTTAAATTGTCATTTAGATTATCACATGATAGATAtatcatataaaaatatcatgtaATAAAATTTTGGTATCCACGTCAAATTTCAAAAAGTTAAGATTTTATGTTGAATAGAAAATTGACATtggttaaaaattaaaatttgggtaTAACTTTTGTATTTATCAACAATTAACCCATAATTTTAAGttgatatacatatatttttttgtgtaTCTCAAACTATCTTCGCATTATTAATTATATCAAGaattatcaaaaatattttttttcaactttgaACTATACCTGAGTCAACTCTCTTGAAGGCCAACTCTGCCATACTCGGCTGCTCAACTCTACCTCATATTtggcagctcagctctggctcAAGCCTAACATCTCTGCTCCGAAAACAAGGACTATTGTAATGAGGCTTGCATGGGCGGATCTTAGTTGGGGCTGCACTGGGCTCCAGCTAGCCCAGTGCAaccccaaaattttattttatatgtattaatatatttaacttaatATTTATGTAGCTCAACTCATAGCCCAGTCCAATTTTAAGagaatgataaaaaaatttcaaaataatactccctccgtccactaattcaggacctaagtagcaaaacacgagttttaagaaaaagtgtatttttattagttgagtggagaaaaagtgtattgttttgggacccaccaattaaatataaataaaagcttactaaaaatggataggccttgagttggtggacgtcccaaaaaggaaagaaggccttgaattagtggacggagtgagtaataaaaaattaatttattcttgtagaagatagattaatttttaaaaaaacataaagagatagttttttatatgctttcaatataGTATTTGTTATTGaatcaataaaaagaaaacaaatattgATTATAATTATTGATCAAACTATAATTCTAAGTCCATTAAGATTATACTTGAACATAAAGATGAATTGTACGGACTGTTCGAAAATTTTGGCTCGAGGCTACCGCCCCCCAATCCCCGGGCATACCTTCAAGTTCAGCCTCCCCTATCGGCAAATCCTGGATCCACCCCTGGATGCTTGGATCCAATTGCCCTAATGAAAGGATCATTAAAGTTATGGTTTCTTTGTAAACTATATATAGAACTTTCATGTGTAAATTTAGGGGGCTCTTTTTATCAACACAACTTGTAAATATAAACTCTCATcaataatagtaaaatttttCAATAATCTATTGTGGACATAGATCATTGCGATTGAACCATGTAAAaaatttagtattttttaatGATTGTGTTGATATTTATTTCATCATAAAATGAATAGAAAATTACTTGAggaataatttcaaaaaaaggaagataaaaaattatttgaggAGTGGAGGGGGCGTATATATTTTGGGATATATGGTACTGTTCCTTTGCGTTTGGACGGTTAAACACACATGTGCATTTAaatcattttatatataaaatgaagATCTTATCTCATGGAATCATTACCCTAGGAGTGATGCGTGTACTATCTAAATTAATATTCACACGTGTTCCTCACTCACTTCACTTTCAATATGTGAATTATTTAAAAAGCGTTTTTGCATGTAGTTTCTCAGTTCATCCCATCCTCTCATTTTCTTTCTCCCCTCATTACCAGCACTTTAGAGTCTATATCATTAGAATCTCAAAAAAAATTCTGACATAGCTTTTAGCCAACTATTCATATCccatttttattataatcatgaatttattttattattgaagatagtttaataatttaatatttatatatagctatatttatgtatttttaaatttttcttttataaaaattaaccaTATGTATTAATATATCACACATATCATTGAACTAGTTTgaagaaaagaataaaagacaaAAGGGATATTTGAGACTTTTTTTTTGCCGTAAGTGATATATAGAATCATGACTTTTACGATTAAGCTATGGCCAAATAATCTCATTTCCAAGTTGTTAAAAGGTCACATCTTATTAAAAATATGATCTTCCTCCTTTAGGGACCCATGCCTCCAATGAGAAAAATACACCTTCTTAGATTTATATACTGTTATCAACTAATTCATCTTAGATTAGCCTCACCTAGGGATCTGATTTGTGAAAATCGTTCTCTTTTTTAATCATTCGGCATTCGAATTTTGTATATCAAGATTCAAATTCGATTATCCATATGCATCCAAATAATACCTTTTTTAAGAAAGCAATACTTTGTTTAAACTATTATGCTTTGCAGAAACGaatataatagtatattttatcGAAAACTGAATATAAAATCAACTTCTAAACTCAAATACTACATAAAAGAATTCGAATATTTTCTAAACTAGCTGAATAGGAATAGAATATTGCGCAACACGATTTGATTCGTCTACGACCCTAATCTTAGCTTAGAGGCTGCACATCAAAACATGTAGATTTAGTAACATTGAGGGATTTAATCTTATTcttatatatgaaaatagatGGAGAACAATAAAGGTatattctctttgattgtaagtttatcatgaaaaaagaagtggaaaaaaaaaagaccgGAAATTTTTTTATCACATTTTAGTGGTTCCCATTCttttatctcatgttctctttgatgaaaaagtaaatgaatatattaatgaagagagaaaaaatagagaTAGTGAGAGAGTGTGGAGAAAGAGaaaatgaagagagagagaaggagaaatATAGAGAGATGAAGTAAAATTGAAAGATTATCAAAATATACAATATGGAAAATATTATTACACATATAACTTGTAATAATATATTATCACAAAATGGAGAAAAAGGGTGGAAAAAGGGGTAGTCCAAGAAAATTTTCCCTCATGCACAAggaaatattttcaataaagaGAACAtgtgaaaaaagtgaaaaaagaggGAAACTATATATATCCTACCATTTTTCATCAAGGAGAACGCACCCCTAAGACTACATTTACTATAAGAGGAcatttattttgcatgattgataagatacatgaatgtatatttttatcttcaaaaataaaatttctcgGATCCCATCCCTCCAGTGGAATATAAATCAAGCATATTTATAATCAAAAGTTttaggatatcccaaagtttcaatccatataAATAGATACAGAATTAGTTTTACTATTTTGATGTATTCAGACTAATCCTAAAAAATAAACGCCTACTAAGTGATCAAGTGACTGAATGTACAGATAAAAATAAGTCAACTTAATCTACCATTTTCTTTGTTGAATTAATTAGCTTTGAACTTGTTTGACCACCATtttcttcaaatatttaatcataTGTTTTAACAATCTACCCTATCACTTAAAAACAAACGCTCTGTAAAAGTAATTACTCCATACTGccaaatatgagagagagagagagagagccattACATGTAGTGAGTGAGTCATAGAATACAAAAGTCCCTGGTTGATGAGGCCTTCTTTACAGATGTACAATGAAACTCGAATAATGGAGGGAGCTGACACAGACAAACTTTCACcaaaaaaatgtcaaaatgtACAAACACCTTTTTCTCAGATACGATGGTTCCTGAACAGCTCTAATTCTCTTAATTTTCCTTTGAGTTGAGCATGCTCATGTTGCATCTTCTCCAGCAAAGTCTCCACAAAATGCATCTCCTCCTTCAGATACTTGATTTGCCTGCTCACAGAGGCGACTGCCTCCCCTCTATTTTCCATGCCGCTCGTGAAGCCTGCCTGAGGGATCACGTGGATCCGCTGGGGTCTACTTAATAACACGAGGATGCTTAACTATACAAATCAAACAAACAAAGTCACAATGCAGAATTGCATAATCTACTACTCATATTATGTCACACATCCTAATATGGAGCGGAGTGTTCCTCATCACACTTTCATATCACAAGTAAAGAAGGTTTCTATTTCTTCATCTTTATGCTAAACATTTTGAGAAGTGAAGAAATGACAGAAAATAGCATCTTTGCATTAAGAAATACTCAACCTCAGATTCAGAGAGAATTGCATACTAAACGCTTAAATTTTACATTATACCCCAacactaaaatatatatatacatacatatatatagggagaggttcaaatgagaacccttaaataaaatgagaacggagaaccattttcaatcCTTTGACCGTAATAATCTACATTTGATACATCATCTTAATAGATGAATACAACACTTGAATTGGAATCCTGGAGAAAGCGAAAgtcccattttttttaattcattaatttatagAAAAATCTATTGTTCTAATGTTCTCACGAAAAATGTAGTTCTCAATataaccacacacacacatatatatggaTGAGATCCAGTAAGAATCACATCTTTTCGTGAGAACTGAGAACCATGCTCAAagacataaaatacatgaacaagagATGACCATATCATTTCTCGTTCATGGATTTGATAACCaacccctctatatatatatatatatatatatatatatatatataatgacgACATGCATGGTATAATTTCAAACCAAGTAATCAGTAGGCAAGTTTACCTGCATTAAAACGAGAATCACAGCAATAGTAACGACCAGAAATAGGGATGGAGTGCTCATATGTTTTATTGATGTATAGAATTTGGCAAGGGGATTTCTAAATAGAGATCCAGCTAATGCCTCACTAGCATTTCCTTGCGGAAGATAAGTGACTCGTTGGTTCATATCCGTCACGTCAGGCAAGATTGCTGATATTCCCACATCACTCGCCTTTGATTCCAGGTTTTGCAAACTGATTCTTTGCTTTTCTGGTTGAACTTCTATATTTGGGATCGTGTTGGGAGCAGAAACCCCTACATGAGATATGTAACATCAAATAGCTAGTAGGGACCAGGTTTTTTGCTATAATAACAAgcatattaaataaattccatGAACTAAATAttttccattaaaaaaaaaaagataagaacTATATCATTAGGATTTCCATATCTGGC includes these proteins:
- the LOC131022818 gene encoding LOW QUALITY PROTEIN: phospholipase A(1) DAD1, chloroplastic-like (The sequence of the model RefSeq protein was modified relative to this genomic sequence to represent the inferred CDS: inserted 1 base in 1 codon; deleted 2 bases in 2 codons), with the protein product MKLGSGIATQSNLNVLMMSSTQSLPQKCSLKIKNIDSWNPKGNMSISCGESLVSRAKKVRDKWMEFQGIKNWEGLLDPLDDDLRREILRYGEFVDAAYKCFDFDTSSPGYATCRFPDSSLLSQCGLGRSGYRVTKSLHATCGLQLPAWAPEWASAQSSWIGYVAVCHDKTEIARLGRRDVVIAYRGTATCLEWLENLRVTLGALPADMAAADNDSMVQTGFLSMYTSRTAARKSLQESVREEVEKILHKYADEPLSITVXGHSLGAALATLTAHDVATTFKHAPLVTVVSFGGPRVGNKSFRGQVEKSGTKVLRIVNADDPITKVPGFVLNEDARLFNWLQRRVEETQWVYAEIGKELKLSSRDCASLSSGSVATCHDLKTYLHLVDNFVSSNCPLKRVLLERAQEEKQQILCG